Part of the Citrus sinensis cultivar Valencia sweet orange chromosome 2, DVS_A1.0, whole genome shotgun sequence genome, CTTGCTACACTGCCTCTTTCTAGTGAAAGTTTTACAGTTCTGTTGGAGAGTCCATAATCCATTGCTGGGTTGCTCcagtacttaaaaaaaaaaaatatcctaGTTATCCGTGAGAACGACGTCCATTCATTTATGATGTGGAGGCAGTTAGCAATGCTTTGTTTCTCTGACGTTGCCTTTTTGGGGAAGTATCTCAGCCACAATAGAATTCAGAGGACGTGTCATCCGGATGAGCTCAGTTGCTGTCGTTGTATTTATACGATGTGGCCTGTCctggaaaatgaagaagatatttttgtttcaaagcAAATGCGTCCACtacttataaaatataaagaaagaggAGGAATAAAAGAATGGCAAGCCAGGCTACATTGTCTTGAGTGCTTGCTTGATACTAAGCATCAGTGCTTACAAAATCTGGCAAGCAATAGCAGTTTGCAACAAGAACTGAGAGTAAGCAAGCAGAATTGGAGGCAACCTCTGTGGCAATAAATTCCTGCCTCTTTTAGACAGACTCATTAAGTCTATCAGAATCAGAAGTCAACAAACAAAGGGAAGAAAAGCCATTGAATTGGGTTTGGATATTTATAATATGGACATGAAATTCATGCCAAACTGATAAAACACAGACCATATACATTGGTTATGTTTTTGGGCACTAAAATGCCGAGGTTATCTAAATTTATGCTCAAACTGGTGAGACAGCTGGTATAATTGATATTTCTGACCTGTGATTGGCCTCAGATTTTTTTCTATTGCTTAACATGAATTTAGCCTTATGATGTTACAATTTATCACGAGTAAAATGCTAAAAGTTCCATTGCTTTGGGATAATTTAGGGGGATATATATTCTTGCTTTTCACAGGTAAATTGGAATGGCATCGTGGGTACTATCCAGTTTaattggtaaaatttattttattgaaaataaagaatcGGGGGTTCGAATTACGTAGATAGAGAAGAGATTAAATTACTATTAcggtaaataataataaataaataaataaataaaaacaaataagagaTGGCATCCCAATTTTTATATCAGTTGAGATCAAGACTGTCTTATCTTTAAGAAATCCTTCTTACCAAGCAGTTATTGTATCTGGGCTGTTTTCAATTCCTTTCTCCGAGTTCGTGAAAATGTTTCTAGTCTTTTGTTGTATTGGGTAAGTAAATTTTTCCACAATTAGTAATATCTGAGtcagtaaatttaaaatctgatACTGGAAACAAGTGTCATTTTCATCTGAAAAAGAGGGAAAGCCTAGACTTATACTTGTATGggaatttttctcttttggcAGCAAAAATCAACTACAGCAGTGGAAGTGGAACCCTCCACCGCCCATCGGGAGAGAGGGTTCATTCTACTTTTCAGTGTTAGTGTTTGTCCACAAAAGTTTGGTTGTATGGATGAggtttcttctctctctctctctctctctctctttttctttttcttttttcccctcttcCCCTCAATTACAAtgtgcataaaaaataaaattatggttttcctaattcttcattttctaaaGCCAATGatctaaaatgaaaaaaccagtctcattttaatattaggtATTTTTTCGCACCCTTCAAACAATTTCTGTCCACATTTGTTATGGAGTCAATTCTCCCATTCCCACGTGTGGAATAAGAGCTTTGAAAATTGACCACGTCAGTCAAAATGGTGGCTATTTATCAATGGGCCTAATTCAGTTGGGCCGTTGGCTAGAGCTGCCACCTTTTCTATGATTGTCAGTGAACTCAAGTAACGGCGCATTTACAGGCTGACAATGATATGGGTTAGAAGTTATAACTATAGAATAGGCAAGTATTGTCATTAGTTAGAATAGAATTGAGAAATAGAATTGTATGTTTGTTATTGCtatgtttgttttattattactaaaaagatattattattaacaataatgacaataataataactttaacaacaacaacatctaATAATAACGAACAATtacaagaataagaataataacaataacaagtaatatagaaatattttaatttcggaaaaaagtaaaattatgaaaattggGTGGGGTAAACGGATAAGTTCAAGGAAAGGAAATTTAATTCCCATCCCATGGAGATAAGTtcccattttcaaaaaaatgtaactaTTAGGTCATTCATGTTTCATTCACATTTTCTATTCTATATTAACAATTAAACATTATTAGTTATTCCTattccaaattcaaattctccaaTCTCACAAGTAAACATATCATCAATATGATCTttaataatatgaataaacaatttaatatgaaaattttaataatactcttaattataaaaaaggaACTGAAATAATACTTCTCTCCAATCTTAATGTCTCAACATCCaccatgatttttttttataaaagaacTCCTCACATTACTCTGAGAAAAATATGTGTGAGATgattaattgcattaattaggataaaaaattatgttaatacTAAAAAGAAACTCCACtaattacagaaaaaaaaaaataataaagagaatttttttctttaagaaGAAAAACGAAAAGCAATCAACATCAAAGAGAGAAGCTTCAATGAGTCTCCTTTACTTCCGCGAACGTGCACGTGTCAACGCGTAAGTCCGAGCTGGTCTTACAATCCACGTGGCAAATTCCTAACGGTGTACACCTTTCTCCAAAAGATTCAATCTCGGCCGTCCGTACGATCGAACGGTCGCAGGCAACCCAACCCTGTCTTAGACTGCTCGTAGAAGTAGAAATAGAAACAGAACGGAacagaacaaaacaaaacaaaacaaaaagtctttttagttttctttagacAGAGAACTAAGAAAGAGTCTTCTTAGCTTGTTTACGGAACCAGGTGAGTCTAatgtttctttgtttgtttgtttgtttttttatttcccaTTTGAGCTGTTAtaattcaccttttttttaattactttgaagctaaatcttttaaaagttTCTATCTTGATTTGagttgctcttttttttttctttcttttttcaaagttaattgaattttggtttttttaacTGTATGGTATGGCATAGTTGGTAGTTGAACTGTATAACTGTCACTTGAGCTGGTTGGTTCTTGGGTTTAATTTGAATATGAGAAGCTGTGCTGAATTGTTTATTGTGGCTTTGTTTGTGAGTGTTTGTGTATGTGTCTAGTTTTGCTTTTGAGTgttgaaatttcatttttggatTTATGACTTGTTTGACTTTCATTTTGGTGTTCGAGTTGACGTAGTTTTGTGTTCTGTGATATGGGTTTTCAGTTTAAGTGCTTTTTGCGAAGTGGGTAtgttctctctttctctctcgtTCTCTTTAATCTCTTTATCATTGGATTTGTGTTGAGGGCTAAACATGCTGTACAGTGACAATAACCATAACTATTGTCTTCTTAAGTTTTAATTCTCTTatcgtaatttttttcttcttttctctgGTAAATTATTTGGCTGGTGATCTGGCCTGTTCTTTGAACTAGTATTTTGTGATTGGGCTGGCTTGTAAGGTTGCTTTTCGTAGATCCTGTCTTATCTAGtgcttaatattattattattgaactgTAAATTTCATGCTACATAGTCAGTCTGTTTTTTCAGAGAAGTCAGGTATTAACAGCACTTTTAATTTAGCTCTAGGAAATTTTTGATGATTCTGCTTTTTGAAGTAGTCGTATGggcattaaaaaagaaaaaagaaaaaaacatttgTATGCTCTCTTCACTGCGTAATGAGTTATATATCTTGAATAATTCTATatagaaatttcatttttcttgggcTTCTATATCTTCCTTGATATGTTTGCTTCTGCCTCTGTTATCTGTGACACAGCCTCTGTTGCTGCTTCTATTATTTAGAGGGGTCACATATCCCCACTAATGTTCCGGAATCAAGATTGTGGCAAATATCATCACTTAAGTTCAAATGCCATCTTTAAAAATGAAGACCAAATCAAGCGCGGGatccataaaagaaaaatatggtcTTCATGTTTGCGTAAAGTCTAGTGTAATTTCCAAAAAATCATGCTCTCATGTCAGGATTTCCCAACAAACAGCCGAATTCGATTCGTGTTCTGGCGACTGTAGTGATGGTAagcaattttatttcattgttcTGTATTTGTTGTTAGaagatatgaaaataatggGTATCATTATCAAAGATATAAGAGCGAGTGTAAAGATTCCAGAGTAAATTATAtagttgttctttttttgACTGATGTCTAAttttgaagttatttttttcacatatATGTTTAAATACTGttattttttcctcttttttttttaaaacacaaTGTTCCGTTTTATACAGTGAAATACAATGATTCTACCAATGtgaaagtattatttttcatgcatTATTAGATGTTGGTTTccaatttcataattgatTCTGAATCATTATCTTGTAGGAtgtgttctttttcttttctttgcttttttttttttttcactgaaTTGATGCaccaattaattattcttgACAGTTTCGTCAAGCATGGAAGCTTCCACCCTGGGCTTTAACTGTGAAGATGGCATCAGGCACCGAGAACTGGTGGATGAAGAAAGTTCCCATTTTCAGGTGCAACCACCAATTTTTGTCGATTCCACAACTATTGGGAGAATGGTaaacctttttattttaaagagaCTGGGATTTTTTGTCACAATTTAAGCTTCTCCTGTTTGTCACTCTGGGATATCTTGATACTGATTACTGCATACGCTTGAAACACATTCAGCTTTCAGCTGTCTTTGTTAGGCAGAATGTTGTCCTATAGATTTTCCTCCTTAGAAACTTTGGCATAAGGTTGATGCATTGGTGGCAACGTAGGGAGCTTTTCATTTACAAGTGactcttatatttatattttataaccCATGCCAATCATTCGGATGTACTATCGTTACaaatataagttatttatCCTTACTGTTGTTTTTCATGTACTACTTTTTTATTCCTGGACCTGCATCTttacaattcttttttatttttatttttcagtttgtttaattttttttttttggggggggggggggggggtatgCATAAATGACAGGAGCCTACACACATCTGCTCATCGGACTTGGAGACAATTTTTTCTCCTATTCTTGAGCCAGTTGAAATCTTCTGTGGATCAAATGTTGACTATGCAGCAGGTAAATtccattttgattttcatcAAGGTTCATATGTTCTAAATTAGGTAATTTTATATGACGTGAtaagttttcttttggttCATGTTCATTCTAGGTAATAATGAGGGTTCAAGGGTGCCAGGGGTTGGGactgatgatggtgatgataaCAGAAGTTCGTGTGACTATCAAACTTGCAATGTATCggatttctttatttctgacATGATTATTGCGAGCTTACCCTTAGATGGGAATGCAGATGTCATCACTGAAACCAATCCTTTTCCTGATTACAAGTGTGCTGAACCAAACATGTTTTTTGATGTGGCCGATGAATGCATGATGCTGCCTTTTCTCGAGGATACAGCCAAATCCAGCAATACCATTGATGTCAAATCTCATGAAGTAGCATCAATTGAACAAGATAATGGTAGCTTATATCTAGCAATTAATCAAATGAAATCCTTCAACCAGGAATCTGATGTTAATGCTAACTCAGATCAAGCCCAACACTTTGATCCACAGTTCTTCATTAAGTATTTACCGGAACTTTCAGATATAGCAAACTTTCGGCCCACTGCATCACCGAAGGAGACTCAAGGAAGGAAGTCGGTGACCCTAGTACTCGATTTAGATGGTAAGAAAATTGagtttctttttcatcatAATCTGCTATCACATTATTGAATGTTATTTCAGGTTTGTATAACTTTTACAATGCCAATACAATATCTGTCATCACTTTTGGCCTGATTTTTGTGATATTATCATGATTGAAGCCAAAtcataaataagtttatttgtATCTGACATAAAAATGTGCTTCGCtagtttttgaaatatattgataatttcAGGGATTAGGTTCAGCTTATCAAGAAATCTTTTGGCATACCAGAAAAACTGTCAAAATAGTTCTTAATGTTCTTAGTGAGTGTAGTCCCAACGAATCCTATATGGTTTTGCTGACTTGGGACTTATTCTAATCTGTTATTGAGATTATTATATGGCATAATCCCATTGTTTTTGTCTTTGGattttctttgaataatttttatgtgagaaattgattaagtttttgttaaatatgGCTTTATTTTGGCAGAAACACTCGTTCACTCTACCTTGGAGTACTGTGATGATGCAGACTTCacttttactgttttcttcaACATGAAAGAGCACACCGTATATGTAAAACAGAGGCCTCACCTTAAGACATTCTTAGAGCGGGTTGCAGAAATGTTTGAAGTTGTTATATTTACAGCCAGCCAAAGCATCTATGCAGCACAACTTTTGGATATACTGGACCCAGATGGAAAGCTTATATCTCGGCGGGTTTATCGGGAATCATGCATTTTTTCTGACGGAACTTACACTAAAGATTTAACAGTTTTAGGTGTTGATCTTGCAAAAGTTGCCATTATTGATAATTCTCCACAGGTATAAAGACTTGTAAGATTTATTATTGTTCgtccaaagatttaaatttccattttctttccctcatttctttgattttgatgttatCTTATACTGTCTGccaatcttttattttttttatgatcatATCTTTCCCAATTTGTCGTGGGCAATTAAAGTTTAATATAATGAGTCACCCACATTCACTTAAtgtaacataataaaatattttgtatctCCTAATAAGGTGGTATGGAGAGACCATAATGAACAGAAGCAAAAGAAATTGTCATCTGTACCAGTTACTCACATGAGTGCTTAAGCTTTGTACATGTTCTTGATTTCAGGTTTTCAGGCTGCAAGTGAATAATGGGATTCCTATTGAGAGTTGGTTCGATGATCCATCAGATTGTTCATTAATATCGTTACTTCCCTTCTTAGATATCCTGGCTGATGCTGAGGATGTCCGCCCAATCATTGCCAAGACATTCGGTAACAAGGAATAAAAGTCCCTTGTTTTTCCTCACTTGTTTGAATATAGCTTCTTGTCCATCTGGTTTATTTTTGAGCAAAAAAAGGTCTTTTCTTTAATTGCTCACTTCAAATCTTCCTTGCTAGCTCTTGAGATAATTAAccatcaaataaataattgattgtcTGATTGTTGGTCAGCTTTTGCTCCATCCCTTTCTCCTCTCAGCTGACAACCTTGTGTAGTGCTTTATCTATCCTTTCAAAAGGTAGTTTTAGAGAATGTCTCTATTTACTTTTATTGTACAGCTGAAGTTTGCAGGAAAATATGGGAgacatatatgaaattttatcttgtgaaatataattttgcaaactcttgtttgatttattgtcTGTTTGACTAACTTGCTGATGTCCCTTAGCAAACAATCAAACATGGACCTTATTGAGAGATATTGTGTGTTGAGTGATTTAAATTGACAGGTCAATGATGAACTTACATAGAGTGAAGTGGATGGTGAACTTTGTCTTCATGAAGCTTGTATTTTGTTCAAACGTTTGTGAATAGAACCATATACTTATGCTTATTCACATCTTTCTTTGTGGTTTCCGAATGCTTACATCCAGTTGTTTTCCTCAATTATGTGTACACTTGtatctttaatcttttattttgtttaccatATATcatcttaatattttttacgAAAGTGCCCCTTCTTGCTTAAATTGCTATAAATCTCTCAAGTAGGCAATTTCTCTACTATTGGATGAACCTTCAACCTTCTTCATTACTTATGGTGTGCATGCGGGATTTTCAGGCAGTGCTATCATTTTTATGGTCCGGAGAGGAAGATAGTCTTGAAAGTGAGAGTTGATTATAAGTCAAGAAAGCAGTTGGTTATTAACCTTTTCTCTTGCTCAAGTCTCAGAATCATATCTCTTGAAATTACATAATACTAGTCTTAGAGATTCAACTACAGCATAGATTTAAGTAGTGAATGAGTGAATTGGGGATCCAACTTGAGGGTAGTGGTCTGTGTTATGTTGATTTGAAGAGATTAAGGCTACTATCTCTAAACAGGTACCTACCTGACTCAACCCTGCCTTTAGGAACTTTGCCTTGTAAGTGAGGATATCTGCAATGATGCTAATACCAAGTTATGACTCTGTCTTACGTAATCATGTGTGAGTTACCACAGATTTAAGCTTCAAGTACCCAAAACTAAAACTGTTGGAGAAATTGAATTGTCTGAATGGCCGGTAGATTCGTAATTAAGAGACTCTTGCATATCCTTTTTGGGTGTTTATTGAGTAGATTGGACAATGAAAAAAGAGTGCTTAATTTTTTGATCTTCTGCTTTGAAAAGTTGAAAGAAATTAGCATGGGCTGTAGCCTTTCTCTGCTTGTCATTGCATATTTTCTTctgaatataataaataaataaagaaggaTACAACTGCTAACTGAAAAGAGGTACAGTACTTGTCTACTTGACTTTCTGAAGGGGAGATTGATTGTTAAATCTGTTAAATCTCATGATCTTTAGTGCAATTTCACAACTTTGCGTGCGTTATCTGCAGGTCATATATTTTCTGCCACTGGCAAATAATAGGTACGTAGAATTTTATTGGTATCCATCTTTCTAGCGAACTTCATTGATATGGCTGTTTAATCATCCCATGGACTGCCCTAACAATTTTATATCATGTATCTTTGGATCTCCGAATTTATGTTGGGAACAGTCTGCCTCTGTGTAATCTCATTTTGAAATGCTAAGATGACACCCATTTATTGTTTCCAGTCAACTGCTCTTTTCTCTTAACCAACTGGGTTTGTAAAAATAAGCAGAAGCACATTTGGCTGGTGTAAATGCACAACTATTTGTAGTGATTCATTCTTTCCAAATATTGGTGATATGGGAAATCATTTCAACAGTTTGTGGATTCGGATTATTTTAACTAGCGCCTTTTGGAACCCTCTGTTAATTACGTCAATTTATGTGCAGTGTATAATGATTGTTATTGACTTATGGTACTATATTTGCCCTGGTTGAGGCTCTTGGATTTTCAGTGAACACCATGAACAAATGCACGAACGTTGtatattcatatatatgtGCCGTTGTCAATTGAGTAAGCCGGATACTGTTGGTAAAGTGAGTACAGGGACAAGGAGGATcaatgaaaagaattttaactCATTGTGAATATAGCATATGAACAAAAAGACTAATctaagaaataacaaaatcaaacaaccatTAAAACTGTGTTTGGTTTATCCAAATGCTGCGCGTAATATATTCTgctcataaaatatataatggtTTATTAcgtgtatttttatttttcgaaGTCACACTCGAGAATTCAGTTCAATTGTTCACTTATGGTAACGAGGAAAGACTGACAAAAGTAATAAACTATTAGCTTAAACAattctttataatttgtatGAAGTTGAGATTATGGacgaaaataataatgatgataataaaaattaataatgattacATAAAAGGTAGAATTTGAGGAGCATGAGAAAAATAACGGGAACCAAGTaaagtttattaaattctACATTGTGTATATTATTACTACATCTGAAGACTATACGAAAACGCTTGTGCGAGCGGCTTGTTGTGAGCCTTCTTGCATTGTTCAACTTTTGCGTCCCCtaaaattctcatttctttCTCCCGCTTCCAACAGCTTTTAATCATCTTAATTAAACCAATTACTCAAACTGCACCAAACAAGTGAAACCAGTCGCATCCCCTTGCTTTTGCATTTGAATTTCGACATGTACGTCAGAGTTTTAGGCATTGGTGGTTGGGCCATGAACCAAGCAATTGAGCGTGGCTTTGCCATTGGTAAGAACATGCAACTTCGTTATTCCTAATTACCTAgaaagaaagtgaaaaatgACACGATGTACTATTATTGGTTTAATCATCTATGTTGCTTGCTAGCTAATGTTGCTGTGTTGTAATTTTGTGTGTAACTTGCAGGTCCAGCACATTTTTTCGCCCGTGTATTTCCCAATGGGCAATGCTGCCACTGGAtcttttttacatatttaccTTCCCAAACATATGCAGCCCCACCATCTCTCTTTGGAACGCCCACCCTGGTTTGCCTCTGTCATGGACGGTCTTGATCACCTGATTCCAAATGCTTGAAGTCGAAGATGTAAGTAGCATGTCATCCAAAATTCCAAATAACCACAACATATTGGTAAAGCAATTTTCCTTATCACAgtcaaagatttttttttaacatatctAAGACCTATCTGCAAGACTCGACACTCCAGGTTTGATGATGAAACCGCATTTATCAATTGTTGGCAAAGAACTACAGTAACTCAATGAACTGAACATTTAGGACATTCCAATATCATTGACTTTGGAAGACTGTTACTGGAGATGCAGAGATGGCGATGCAGCGGGTGTTGTAGCAGCAGTATTCGGTGGTG contains:
- the LOC102608270 gene encoding uncharacterized protein LOC102608270, with amino-acid sequence MPSLKMKTKSSAGSIKEKYGLHVCVKSSVISKKSCSHVRISQQTAEFDSCSGDCSDVSSSMEASTLGFNCEDGIRHRELVDEESSHFQVQPPIFVDSTTIGRMEPTHICSSDLETIFSPILEPVEIFCGSNVDYAAGNNEGSRVPGVGTDDGDDNRSSCDYQTCNVSDFFISDMIIASLPLDGNADVITETNPFPDYKCAEPNMFFDVADECMMLPFLEDTAKSSNTIDVKSHEVASIEQDNGSLYLAINQMKSFNQESDVNANSDQAQHFDPQFFIKYLPELSDIANFRPTASPKETQGRKSVTLVLDLDETLVHSTLEYCDDADFTFTVFFNMKEHTVYVKQRPHLKTFLERVAEMFEVVIFTASQSIYAAQLLDILDPDGKLISRRVYRESCIFSDGTYTKDLTVLGVDLAKVAIIDNSPQVFRLQVNNGIPIESWFDDPSDCSLISLLPFLDILADAEDVRPIIAKTFGNKE